TCGTGAAGAGGTCGACGGTGCGCGCCGTGGCACCGGGGTTTTGCACCTCGATGTACGCGTAGGTCGTGTTCGACGACGTCGTCGTCGTCGGGCAAGCGCTCGCCGAGAGGCGGGCGAGAGTCATCCCGGCGGTCGGCACGACGGCGGCGCTCACCTTCGCGCCCGCGCCAGCCGGCAGCACGAGGGGTTGCGGCCCAGCACCTACGTAGTTCGTGTGCACCTCGAGCTTGATCTTGGTCGCCGACCCCGCGTCTTGCATGCTGTGAAAGACGACGGCGCCGCCGGCCGGAATGTCGAAGTTGAGGGCTTCGGGCGAGTCCTGAACGACGCTGGTGCAGGCCGTGCGATCAGCCGGCTTGTTGGTGCCACCGTAGGTGGTGACCAACATGTCCGGGATGCTGGTCAGCCCCGTCGGGGCCTTGTGGAGGACCGTGACGTTGATCGCCTGCGCGCCGTTGTTCTTGATTCGGGCGTAGTGGACGTTGGCGTCCACCGTCCCCACGGTGGCGGGGCAGTTGCCGACGACCAGCTTCTTCTCCTTGGTGCCGAAGAAGCCGAACTCACCCGTGACGACGGTCCCGGGGGTAGGCGAAGCCACGAGCTCGTCGAGGGGGCGTGGCGCGCAAGGCTCGGGCGTGCCCTTCTGGCAGGTCTGCGAGCAGGTCTGCTTGCGCACGTCCGTCGGCGCCGACGGCGGGACGGTCGCCGGTCCGCAGAGGCCCTCGATGTAGGTGACCTCACCCTTGGTGCAGCCACCGGCGACCTGGTTGAGGCACGCGCCCTCGGTGTACGCGCAGGTGTTGTCGCAGCGCTTCACCTGGTAGCCGCAGAAGCCACATTCGCTGACGATCACCTCGCCGGGGAGGCACGCGTCGGCGTTGGTCTTCTCGTTCGAGCAAGCGCCGTACGCCCCAACGACGCGACCGGTGTCGCAGAGCGCACTCTGCGTACCACACTTGCCACAACGGCGGGTGATGACGTCGTTCACCTGCACGCCGGCCGGGCACATGTCACCGGGCTTCGGCGCGAGCGGGTCGAAGGGATCCCCCGGCCGCGTCGTGGGGGCCGCGTCGGCCGAGTCGGGGGTCGACGAGTCGGGGGTCGACGAGTCGGGGCGCGCGCTGTCCGGCGTGGACGTGTCGGGGCGGCCCGTGTCCGGCTTCGACGAGTCGACCTTGCCCGTATCGGGGGTCGACGAGTCGAGCACGACACCATCGTCCGGCGGGTCGACCACCACGGCCTCGGTCGCGCAGCCGACGACCGTTCCAACGAAGAGGCTCAAGGCCGAGAAGGCGATCACACCGTTACGAATTTTCATGTCATTCTCCACACTTAGTAGTCATCATCGCCAGGCTGGCGAGAATGGCAGGCTCAGTTCGTCGTCGTTACTTCAAGGGTGTTCGTGTCGTAGACGCCGTCGGCCGTGTCTTGGCCGACGTACACCACGACGCTTCCGTTGGCGGGCACCGTGACGCCGTTCAAACAGGCGTTGTAGTCCGCCGCCGTGCAGTCGTCGTTGTAGGTTCCGACACACGCGCGCCGCGTGGCGAGCGTGGGCACGGCCGTGTAGACGGCCATGTACGAGTCGTCCCCCATGCTGGTCGTGACCAGGTTCACGGTACGATCCGTAGCACCACTGTTCGTGAGGCGCACGTACCTTGCTTCGACCTCGGAGCCCATCTTGACGACCGGGCACGGGTGCTCGCCTGTGTAGCTCGCCGTGGCGTTGAGGCCCACCGTGGCCGGCGCGAACTTCGTCGTGCTGAACGTGAGGGCCTGCGAGACCATGCTGCCCATGGTCTGCGAGATCGCGAGGGTGTGGTCGGGCGCGCCCGCCACCTCGGCGCCGAGGAAGTTCGTCACCACCTCGAGCGGGAACGGACCTGCCGCCGCGGCGCTGATGCCGCCCACGTACACGAGCTGGCTGCCACCCGCCGGGATCGTCACGGTAAAGCGGTTGATGCCGACGTGGTCTTGGCAGGCCAAGCGGTCGGCCGGAAGCGAGGTGCCCGCGTAGGCCGCGAAGACCGCGTCCTCGGTCGCGCTCTTGTTGACCACGGTCACGTTCGCGGGCTGCGCGCCGGCGTTCGTGAGCATCACGTACCCGAACACCGACATGATGCTCGCGTGGAGCTGCGTCGGGCAGAAGGGCACGTTGAGCGCGAGCGCCTTGCGCGTGGCCTCGACCGTAAGCGTCTGGGTGACCTTGCCGCCCGCGGTCTGGGCGACCGCGATCGACACGTCGGCGCCGCGCGGCGCGCACGGCCCAGGGGTGCCGAGCTGACAGGTCGCCGAGCACTCCTGGCGCTTCACCTCGTTCGGGTCGGCGCACGTCGCGACGTAGCGCACCGAGCCGGCCACGCAGCCCCCGGCGACCTCACCCGTGCACGCGCCCGTCACGTAGGCGCACGTGGTGTCGCACTGACCGACTGGCGCCCGCAGGTGCCACACGCCTGCGATTTGCGCTCTCCGGGGAGGCACGCGGTGGCTCGGTGCGCTCGTTCGAGCACGCGCCGTACGCCCCGACGACGCGCCCCACGTCGCAAAGGGCGCGCTGGGTGCCGCACTTGCCGCAGCGGCGGTCGATCGTGCCGTTCACCTGCACGCCGGTGGGGCACGGGTCGCCGGGCTTCGGCGCGAGCGGATCGAACGGGTCGCCGGGGCGATCGCCCGAGGCCGCGTCCCCACCCGCGTCGACGGGCACCGCGCTGTCGGGGCGGCTCGCGTCGGCCGGAGTGGCCGAGTCACGGCCCGCGTCTTTCGTGGGGGGCACGTTGCGATCGGTGCTCGCGTCGACGGACGTGATCGTGCCGCCGTCGCTCTCTTCTTCGACGACGACGACGGCCTCGGAGCACGCCTGGAGCGAGCCCACGATCCCAGTCAACACCGCGAAAACACCGAAGAATTTGCTACGTGAAACCATACTTTTGCCTCCCGCCCCACAGGCCGTGTGCGAGCGCGTGGTATAGCCGCAACCCTCCTCCATTCAAGGGAGAAAGCGCCGATCCATCCCGACGGAGGACCACTTTCGTCCTCGGTCGTCTTCGGCACGTGCGGGCCTCTTCCCGCACCGGCGAGGGCCCTTCCCCGAGGTGGCGTGAGCGCTGGGCCATCGGGGATCCACACACGAAGCGCCGATCCTTCGGAGCTCGCGCCCCGAGGGCACGTCGCGCCCCGACCGAGACGCCCGAAAGACGTAGCCAGCGCGTGCGCTCCCCGTATTCTGAGAGCTTCCTCGGAGGCTCGACATGCGGCTTGGTTCTCGTCTCGTCCGTTCTGTGCTTGGCGTGTCGCTCTTCGGGGCCCTCGCCGTCTCTCCCCTGCTCGGGGGCTGCTCTGCGGAGACGGGCGAGCCCGACGACGGCGGCGGCCAGGTCAGCGAGGAAGAGCTCCGCAGCGAAGAAGAGAGCTTCACGCCCCTCGAGGCGACCGACGCCGAGCTCACCCGCGCCAAGGAGCCCGAGCGCACCTTCGACCACGAGCTCACCCTCTTCGCGATCCCGGCGCCCAAGCTCGTGAGCCTGAGCTGGAAGAGCCCCGGAGGCCTCGCGCGGCGCACTCTCATCAACGAGGGCTTCGGCTTCTCGCGCGCCATCGGCCACGTGTTCGTGCGCGTCGACTGCGGCGCCATCGCCGGCAAGCCCGCCACCTCGCGCCAGGTCGGGCAGACGTCCACGGGCGACGAGTTCCGCACCATGGTGCTCAAAGAGAAGGCCGGCCTCGGCGTGCTCTTCCGCACCGTGCCCGGCGCCCTCGAGACCGAAGCGGAGCTCGACGCCACGCTGAAGGATCGCTACGCGTCGGGCCGCATCGGCACGATTCGCTACGGCATCTCGGGCGAGGCCTGCCACGCGCTGCTCGACTACGTGAAGGAGTACGACAAACGCGACGTGGAGGACGAGTACGGCTTCGTGCGCCCGCTCTACCAGGAGGGCTCGGGCTGCTCGGCGTTCGGCATGTCGTTCCTGCGGCTCGCGGGCCTCATGGAGCCGTACATGGGCCAAGAGTGGAAGTTCGACGTGCGCATCCCCATGACGCTCATCGGCGGCACCACGAACCCGGGCAACGAGGTCTCGGTCGCGCGGCTCTTCACGCTCGGTCGCGGCTGGGCCTCCCCACCGAGCCGCACCTCCGCCTGAACGGCTGGGACCCGACGCTCATGTACAAGTCGATCGAGCTCCGCGCGAAGCAGGGCCTGAAAGACGGCAGCGTGAAGGTCGAGAAGCGCGGCCGCGCCTCGGCCTCGTGGTCGACAAACGAACCGCGACGCCCTCGCCGCGCCTCACGAGCCGCGAGTTCTTCAGCGGCCCCCCCGCCCCGAACGACGCGAAGCGCTTCCTCACCGCCGACGAGTGATCGCGGGCGCGCTCACCTCTCCCAAAGGCCCGCGAGCCGGAGCGCGAACGACGCGACCGGCTCTGCGTGGACGATGTCGTCCCCTCCATGGACAGCCGCGAGCACGTACCGCGGCCCGAGGCTCGTCCGCGCCTCGAGCGTGAAGATCTCGAGCGTCTTCGACTCCGGGTCGACGAGCCACACGACAGGCACGCCCTCGCGCGCGTAGGCCTCGAGCTTCTTTCCGCGATCGAGGCGCGCGGTGGCCGCCGAGAGGACCTCGCAGATCCAGTCGGGCGCCACCGTGAAGTACGCGACCTCAGGCAGCTCGGGCATGGTCGTCCGACGCCACCCCGCGAGATCGGGGACGAGCACGTCGCCCCCGGAGGTGGAGCTCCGGCTCGAAGAGGAGAATCCATCCCCCCTCACCTCCCCCGCTGCCCATGTCGAACGGCCCGCCGAGCGTCATCCCGAGCCGCGAGCTCACGCGCGCATGCGAAGCGCTCGGGCGAGGCTGCGCATGGAGAACCCCCGCCACGAGCTGCCCCCGTACGTGCTCCGGGAGGCCGAGGATGTCCTCGTACGTGGCGCGCCTCTCCGCCGCGGTCATAGCGCACAGCATAGCAGCCCGAGGCTGCTGGCGTCGAACCGGCCACCTCCGTCGCGAGGGCCGAGTCGCGCGCGGGCACCTAGCCTCGCCCACGCTTCTGGTATCGTCTCGGGTCGTATGCCCATCGCCACCCTGCCCCCGTGGTTCTTCCGCCTCTTCGGCGCGCTCTTCGGGCTCGTGTGGGGCAGCTTCCTCAACGTGGTCATCTACCGCGTGCCGCGCGAGCTGTCGGTCGTGTCGCCCCCGTCGCGCTGCCGCGCGTGCAAGAGGCCCATTCGCCCGTGGAACAACCTGCCGCTCGTCTCGTGGTTCCTCATGGGCGGCAAGGCCGGCTGCTGCGGCGCGAAGGTGAGCCCGCGCTACCCGCTCGTCGAGGCGCTCGGCCTCGGCATCGGCCTGGCCCTCACCGAAACATGCATCTTGCAGCATTCGGGCGAGTGGGAGCTCCCGCGCGCGCTCGCGGTCTACGGCGCCACGTTCGCGGTGGCGATGGCGCTCGTCGCGGCCACCTTCATCGACCTCGACTTCATGTACATCCCCGACTCGATCTCCATCGGCGGGGCCATCATCGGGGCGGCCACGTCCACGCTGCGCGGCATGTCCCTCGTCGACTCGCTCGCGAGCGGGATAGGCTCGTTCGTGGTGCTCGCGGGCTTCGATCGCCTCTACAAGGCCATTCGCGGTCGGAGCGGCCTCGGCATGGGCGACTGGAAGCTCCTCATGCTCGCCGGCGCGTGGTTCGGCTACCGGGGCGCGTGCTTCGTGCTGCTCGCGGGGTCGATCCAGGGCTCGGTCGCGGCGCTCGGCATGCGCCTCTTCGGCATCAAGCTGGCCCCTGCCCGAGGGCGTGCTCGAGGAGCGGCGTGAGCTGAAGAAGCTCGCCGACGAGGGCGACGAAGAGGCCAAGAAGCTCCTCGAAGAAGACCTCCTGAACGACGTCGACGAGAAGGGCGAGGGCGACGTGCTCCAGTCGGCGCTCGCGTTCGGCCCGTTCCTCGTGCTCGGCTGGTTCGAGTACCTCTTCTTCGGGGAGCACATCTTGCTCCACTACGACGACTGGCTCAGGCTCATCCTCGGGTGACCATGACGAAGGTGCACCCATGGCTCGCCGAGGTGCGGCGAGGGCTCGAAGAGCGCGCGGATCCCGAGCGCGCCGCGCAGATGCGCGCCTACATGAAGTCGTCCATGCCGTACGCGGGCGTAGGCATGCCCGAGGCGAAGCGCCTCTTCAAAGAGGTCTTCGCGAGGTACCCCGAGGGCACGCCTTCGCGTCGCCCGTTCGACGACGAGGCCCGCTTCTTCGCCGACGTGCGCGCCATCTGGGACGGCGCCCGCGTGCGCGAAGAGAGGTACGCCGCGCTCGAGCTGCTCACCTGCACGCGCGCCAAGAAGGTGCGCACCCCGAGCGTCGTGCCGCTCCTCCGGCACGTGGTGGTGACCGGCGCGTGGTGGGATCTCGTCGACTGGGCCGCCCCGAAGACCCTCGGCCCGCTGCTCGTGACGCACCCGCGCGAGGCCGCCAAGGTCGTGCGCGCGTGGGCCCGTGAGGACGACATCTGGCTACGGCGGAGCGCTGTCTTGGCGCAGCTCCACGCGAAGGCCCGGACCGACACGAAGCTCCTCGAGGACGCGCTCGCCCCCTCTCTCGGAGACCGCGAATTTTTCCTCGCCAAGGCGATCGGGTGGGCGCTCCGCGAGTACGCGAAGACCGACGAGGCCTGGGTCCGTCGTTACCTCGAGGCGCACCGCGATCGCATGGCCAAGCTCTCCGTCCGCGAGGCGGAGAAGCACCTCGTCTGAGCCTCCCCGAGCGCAGGACACGTTCCGTCCTCTCCCCGGGGAGAGGCCCTCCCACGCTGCTTGGCGGACGGATCCGGTCCGGCTCAGGTGGATCCTGCGTTTCGGCATCTTTCCGGAACTGCTGCGAAAAACCCCGAGGTTCGAGGCAGCTCGAGCGTGGCACGGCCGATGCTTAAGGGCTCGGCATGACTGCTCGATGGCTCTCGCCCCTCCTCGTTGCTCTCCCCCTCCTCGCGGCCGGCTGCGCCGCCGACACGACCGAGCCTTCGGAAGAAGACGCCGCGG
The DNA window shown above is from Myxococcales bacterium and carries:
- a CDS encoding DNA alkylation repair protein, encoding MTKVHPWLAEVRRGLEERADPERAAQMRAYMKSSMPYAGVGMPEAKRLFKEVFARYPEGTPSRRPFDDEARFFADVRAIWDGARVREERYAALELLTCTRAKKVRTPSVVPLLRHVVVTGAWWDLVDWAAPKTLGPLLVTHPREAAKVVRAWAREDDIWLRRSAVLAQLHAKARTDTKLLEDALAPSLGDREFFLAKAIGWALREYAKTDEAWVRRYLEAHRDRMAKLSVREAEKHLV
- a CDS encoding prepilin peptidase yields the protein MPIATLPPWFFRLFGALFGLVWGSFLNVVIYRVPRELSVVSPPSRCRACKRPIRPWNNLPLVSWFLMGGKAGCCGAKVSPRYPLVEALGLGIGLALTETCILQHSGEWELPRALAVYGATFAVAMALVAATFIDLDFMYIPDSISIGGAIIGAATSTLRGMSLVDSLASGIGSFVVLAGFDRLYKAIRGRSGLGMGDWKLLMLAGAWFGYRGACFVLLAGSIQGSVAALGMRLFGIKLAPARGRARGAA